The proteins below are encoded in one region of Antennarius striatus isolate MH-2024 chromosome 7, ASM4005453v1, whole genome shotgun sequence:
- the sap130a gene encoding histone deacetylase complex subunit SAP130a isoform X2 has product MSSQQFPRHGMPASSGGAPQISAAGTLVSVTQPSSASGAVDVDSSRDAEHGQQEHPPAGGGPTLAFRDDKQETMVVRPYPQVQTHGQTQAAPQTVPIQPGTPVTVPAASVHLPQGQPAVLTEGQMKAVLKSPMPSRLIAPAPSSNQTHIPIPPKVPGHITVTIESSTTTPSIPVATISGQQGHSSNLHHLMPANIQIIRGSAPALQIGTPAVPPQNFTSHLPRGAAAAAVMSSSKTVLRPATGASAGPGQPTVQHIIHQTIQSRPAVTTSTAVHPTVVAPISASRTQSPVISPTVTHSPEVAHGRPGLTIHPPPATVSIQRSQTSRDTATRITLPSHPAIGAQKPQAPHTMTQKPIFSPVTPVAAATVAPIVATNTVPATTAIGTVPHTQMTSNTIVTMTMASHSSHATAVTTSTIPVAKVVPQPIAHSSSRVQPDYPGERTNLIPIPGHRSSPNPVTMEARSDNRPSVPVQFQYFLPAYSSSYPLTHTYTPISSSVSTIRQYPVTPQAPSSALPTQAGVGVATTVHLNHMQLMAVDRIGLPSAQISTQGIQPAPITAQGIQPAPIGVQSLHTSAPITTQGIQQTPIVTQQQQQQPPSDAKPGVVLADGFVASPISSTFSTTQPVATMVQAHTQGGVGGAPNLVSSPRPSILRKKPANEGVKPKAEVHMAVAPPVMATVEALPTQGGEQQAVSSGTQHLAQAIPTLLATPGPVPPSQPSSVLSALPAAMAVTPPVPASMANTVASPTQPAASSTGACAPSSTCPDLKIKQEMESMDTSQPDANASLSTASNLTTQASTLNTPATGDLIPGASPRKKPRKQQHIISTEESEMVETNSTDEEKAPGRSITGRTERRESPPREYVDEEGVRYVPVRPRPPVTLLRHYRNPWKAAYHHFQRYSDIRVKEEKKGSLQDMANQRGVACRAQGWKIHLCAAQLRQLSSLEHDVYSRLSTLQEGLIPKKRAGADDDLHRINELIQGNMQRCKLVMDQVTEARDTMMKVLDHKDKVLKLLNKNGAVKKSSKLKRKERA; this is encoded by the exons ATGAGTTCCCAGCAATTCCCCCGACACGGGATGCCTGCTTCCAGCGGGGGAGCGCCTCAGATCTCTGCTGCTGGAACCCTGGTGTCTGTCACTCAGCCGTCAAGTGCATCTG GTGCTGTAGATgtggacagcagcagagatgctGAACACGGGCAGCAGGAGCACCCACCAGCCGGGGGCGGGCCCACTCTGGCCTTTAGGGATGACAAGCAGGAGACGATGGTGGTCAGACCGTACCCACAAGTGCAGACACACGGCCAGACACAAGCGGCTCCACAAACGGTGCCCATCCAGCCAGGCACGCCTGTAACTGTACCCGCTGCCTCTGTCCACCTCCCACAGGGCCAGCCTGCAGTCCTCACCGAGGGACAGATGAAg GCTGTCCTGAAGTCACCCATGCCGAGTCGTCTTATTGCCCCAGCACCATCTTCCAACCAGACTCATATCCCCATACCCCCCAAGGTGCCCGGCCACATTACTGTCACAATAGAGAGCAGTACTACAACCCCATCTATTCCCGTGGCAACCATCAGCGGTCAGCAG GGTCACTCCAGCAACTTGCACCACCTGATGCCAGCCAATATTCAGATCATTAGGGGTAGTGCCCCCGCCCTGCAGATAGGGACTCCTGCAGTACCACCCCAGAATTTCACATCTCATTTACCTCGAG GGGCTGCTGCGGCTGCAGTCATGTCCAGCTCTAAGACTGTTCTCCGACCAGCTACAGGAGCGAGTGCAGGTCCAGGACAACCCACAGTGCAGCATATTATCCACCAGACGATCCAG TCTCGCCCTGCTGTCACAACGTCCACAGCTGTACATCCAACTGTGGTGGCTCCCATTTCAGCCAGCAGAACTCAGTCCCCAGTTATTAGCCCGACAGTCACACACTCTCCAGAGGTGGCACACGG GCGCCCGGGGCTGACGATTCACCCCCCTCCAGCCACAGTGAGCATTCAGAGATCTCAGACGTCCCGGGACACGGCCACGCGGATCACGCTGCCATCTCATCCAGCGATCGGCGCTCAGAAGCCTCAGGCACCACACACTATGACACAG AAACCCATCTTTAGTCCTGTGACACCAGTCGCTGCAGCAACTGTGGCACCAATTGTTGCCACTAACACTGTGCCCGCAACCACCGCAATAG GCACTGTTCCACACACCCAGATGACAAGCAACACTATTGTCACCATGACGATGGCGTCACACTCCTCTCATGCTACAGCAGTGACCACCTCTACCATCCCTGTTG CCAAAGTGGTCCCTCAGCCCATCGCCCACTCTTCATCCCGGGTGCAGCCCGACTACCCTGGAGAGAGAACCAACCTCATCCCCATCCCGGGCCATCGGTCCTCTCCCAACCCAGTCACCATGGAAGCTAGAAGTGACAACAG GCCCTCTGTTCCGGTACAGTTCCAATATTTCCTGCCAGCCTACTCCTCATCATATCCtctgacacacacctacaccccCATCAGCAGCTCGGTATCAACCATCCGCCAATACCCAG TGACTCCTCAAGCTCCGAGTTCAGCTTTGCCCACCCAAGCTGGAGTCGGCGTGGCAACCACTGTCCATCTAAACCACATGCAACTGATGGCGGTGGACAGGATTGGTCTCCCGTCTGCGCAAATCAGCACCCAAGGGATCCAGCCAGCACCAATCACTGCGCAGGGAATCCAGCCCGCTCCAATAGGAGTGCAGAGTCTGCACACGTCTGCACCAATCACCACGCAAGGAATACAGCAGACTCCAATAGtcactcagcagcagcagcaacagccgCCATCTGATGCAAAACCTG gtgttgtttTGGCTGATGGTTTTGTAGCTAGTCCCATCAGCAGCACATTCAGCACCACCCAACCTGTAGCCACTATGGTGCAGGCACACACCCagggaggagtaggaggagctCCCAACCTGGTGTCCTCCCCGAGACCCAGCATCCTCCGCAAGAAGCCTGCAAATGAAGG TGTGAAACCCAAAGCGGAGGTGCACATGGCTGTGGCCCCGCCTGTCATGGCCACAGTGGAAGCGCTGCCCACCCAGGGAGGAGAGCAGCAAGCCGTGTCCTCAGGCACCCAGCATCTTGCCCAAGCCATTCCCACCTTGCTCGCCACGCCGGGACCCGTTCCTCCCTCCCAGCCCTCCAGTGTTCTGTCCGCCCTGCCGGCAGCCATGGCTGTGACCCCACCTGTCCCTGCTTCAATGGCCAACACTGTGGCGTCCCCCACTCAGCCTGCCGCCAGCAGCACTGGAGCCTGTGCTCCCAGCTCCACCTGCCCAGATTTAAAGATAAagcaggagatggagagcatgGACACCTCCCAGCCAG ATGCCAACGCAAGCTTGTCAACAGCCTCAAACCTCACCACCCAGGCCTCCACCTTGAACACTCCTGCCACAGGAGATCTGATCCCAGGGGCCTCCCCGAGGAAAAAGCCACGCAAGCAGCAGCATATTATTTCCACAGAGGAGAGTGAGATGGTGGAGACCAACAGCACAGATGAGGAGAAGGCTCCAGGCAGGTCCATCACAGGCCGGACCGAGAGACGCGAATCTCCACCGAGGGAATATGTTG ATGAGGAAGGGGTACGCTACGTGCCAGTCAGACCTCGGCCACCTGTTACACTTCTGAGGCACTACCGGAACCCCTGGAAAGCTGCCTACCATCACTTTCAGCGATACAGCGATATCCGGGTCAAAG aggagaagaagggcAGCTTACAGGACATGGCCAACCAGAGAGGTGTGGCATGCAGAGCACAAGGCTGGAAAATCCACCTGTGTGCCGCGCAGCTCCGGCAGCTG TCGAGTTTGGAGCATGATGTGTACAGCCGCCTCTCCACCCTACAAGAGGGTCTGATCCCCAAGAAGAGAGCAGGAGCGGATGATGACCTCCACCGAATCAATGAGCTGatacag GGTAACATGCAGCGCTGTAAGCTGGTGATGGACCAGGTGACAGAGGCCAGAGACACCATGATGAAGGTGCTCGATCACAAGGACAAAGTGCTGAAGCTGCTCAACAAGAACGGCGCCGTCAAGAAGTCGTCCAAACTGAAACGGAAGGAGCGGGCATGA
- the sap130a gene encoding histone deacetylase complex subunit SAP130a isoform X1, protein MSSQQFPRHGMPASSGGAPQISAAGTLVSVTQPSSASGAVDVDSSRDAEHGQQEHPPAGGGPTLAFRDDKQETMVVRPYPQVQTHGQTQAAPQTVPIQPGTPVTVPAASVHLPQGQPAVLTEGQMKAVLKSPMPSRLIAPAPSSNQTHIPIPPKVPGHITVTIESSTTTPSIPVATISGQQGHSSNLHHLMPANIQIIRGSAPALQIGTPAVPPQNFTSHLPRGAAAAAVMSSSKTVLRPATGASAGPGQPTVQHIIHQTIQSRPAVTTSTAVHPTVVAPISASRTQSPVISPTVTHSPEVAHGRPGLTIHPPPATVSIQRSQTSRDTATRITLPSHPAIGAQKPQAPHTMTQKPIFSPVTPVAAATVAPIVATNTVPATTAIGTVPHTQMTSNTIVTMTMASHSSHATAVTTSTIPVAKVVPQPIAHSSSRVQPDYPGERTNLIPIPGHRSSPNPVTMEARSDNRPSVPVQFQYFLPAYSSSYPLTHTYTPISSSVSTIRQYPVTPQAPSSALPTQAGVGVATTVHLNHMQLMAVDRIGLPSAQISTQGIQPAPITAQGIQPAPIGVQSLHTSAPITTQGIQQTPIVTQQQQQQPPSDAKPGVVLADGFVASPISSTFSTTQPVATMVQAHTQGGVGGAPNLVSSPRPSILRKKPANEGCVRKNLIPTQPSEPGGGRIESGVRGAGSPRPAGVKPKAEVHMAVAPPVMATVEALPTQGGEQQAVSSGTQHLAQAIPTLLATPGPVPPSQPSSVLSALPAAMAVTPPVPASMANTVASPTQPAASSTGACAPSSTCPDLKIKQEMESMDTSQPDANASLSTASNLTTQASTLNTPATGDLIPGASPRKKPRKQQHIISTEESEMVETNSTDEEKAPGRSITGRTERRESPPREYVDEEGVRYVPVRPRPPVTLLRHYRNPWKAAYHHFQRYSDIRVKEEKKGSLQDMANQRGVACRAQGWKIHLCAAQLRQLSSLEHDVYSRLSTLQEGLIPKKRAGADDDLHRINELIQGNMQRCKLVMDQVTEARDTMMKVLDHKDKVLKLLNKNGAVKKSSKLKRKERA, encoded by the exons ATGAGTTCCCAGCAATTCCCCCGACACGGGATGCCTGCTTCCAGCGGGGGAGCGCCTCAGATCTCTGCTGCTGGAACCCTGGTGTCTGTCACTCAGCCGTCAAGTGCATCTG GTGCTGTAGATgtggacagcagcagagatgctGAACACGGGCAGCAGGAGCACCCACCAGCCGGGGGCGGGCCCACTCTGGCCTTTAGGGATGACAAGCAGGAGACGATGGTGGTCAGACCGTACCCACAAGTGCAGACACACGGCCAGACACAAGCGGCTCCACAAACGGTGCCCATCCAGCCAGGCACGCCTGTAACTGTACCCGCTGCCTCTGTCCACCTCCCACAGGGCCAGCCTGCAGTCCTCACCGAGGGACAGATGAAg GCTGTCCTGAAGTCACCCATGCCGAGTCGTCTTATTGCCCCAGCACCATCTTCCAACCAGACTCATATCCCCATACCCCCCAAGGTGCCCGGCCACATTACTGTCACAATAGAGAGCAGTACTACAACCCCATCTATTCCCGTGGCAACCATCAGCGGTCAGCAG GGTCACTCCAGCAACTTGCACCACCTGATGCCAGCCAATATTCAGATCATTAGGGGTAGTGCCCCCGCCCTGCAGATAGGGACTCCTGCAGTACCACCCCAGAATTTCACATCTCATTTACCTCGAG GGGCTGCTGCGGCTGCAGTCATGTCCAGCTCTAAGACTGTTCTCCGACCAGCTACAGGAGCGAGTGCAGGTCCAGGACAACCCACAGTGCAGCATATTATCCACCAGACGATCCAG TCTCGCCCTGCTGTCACAACGTCCACAGCTGTACATCCAACTGTGGTGGCTCCCATTTCAGCCAGCAGAACTCAGTCCCCAGTTATTAGCCCGACAGTCACACACTCTCCAGAGGTGGCACACGG GCGCCCGGGGCTGACGATTCACCCCCCTCCAGCCACAGTGAGCATTCAGAGATCTCAGACGTCCCGGGACACGGCCACGCGGATCACGCTGCCATCTCATCCAGCGATCGGCGCTCAGAAGCCTCAGGCACCACACACTATGACACAG AAACCCATCTTTAGTCCTGTGACACCAGTCGCTGCAGCAACTGTGGCACCAATTGTTGCCACTAACACTGTGCCCGCAACCACCGCAATAG GCACTGTTCCACACACCCAGATGACAAGCAACACTATTGTCACCATGACGATGGCGTCACACTCCTCTCATGCTACAGCAGTGACCACCTCTACCATCCCTGTTG CCAAAGTGGTCCCTCAGCCCATCGCCCACTCTTCATCCCGGGTGCAGCCCGACTACCCTGGAGAGAGAACCAACCTCATCCCCATCCCGGGCCATCGGTCCTCTCCCAACCCAGTCACCATGGAAGCTAGAAGTGACAACAG GCCCTCTGTTCCGGTACAGTTCCAATATTTCCTGCCAGCCTACTCCTCATCATATCCtctgacacacacctacaccccCATCAGCAGCTCGGTATCAACCATCCGCCAATACCCAG TGACTCCTCAAGCTCCGAGTTCAGCTTTGCCCACCCAAGCTGGAGTCGGCGTGGCAACCACTGTCCATCTAAACCACATGCAACTGATGGCGGTGGACAGGATTGGTCTCCCGTCTGCGCAAATCAGCACCCAAGGGATCCAGCCAGCACCAATCACTGCGCAGGGAATCCAGCCCGCTCCAATAGGAGTGCAGAGTCTGCACACGTCTGCACCAATCACCACGCAAGGAATACAGCAGACTCCAATAGtcactcagcagcagcagcaacagccgCCATCTGATGCAAAACCTG gtgttgtttTGGCTGATGGTTTTGTAGCTAGTCCCATCAGCAGCACATTCAGCACCACCCAACCTGTAGCCACTATGGTGCAGGCACACACCCagggaggagtaggaggagctCCCAACCTGGTGTCCTCCCCGAGACCCAGCATCCTCCGCAAGAAGCCTGCAAATGAAGG TTGCGTTCGTAAGAACCTGATCCCCACCCAACCCAGTGAACCCGGTGGTGGCAGGATAGAGAGTGGCGTGAGAGGAGCAGGTTCTCCCCGACCTGCAGG TGTGAAACCCAAAGCGGAGGTGCACATGGCTGTGGCCCCGCCTGTCATGGCCACAGTGGAAGCGCTGCCCACCCAGGGAGGAGAGCAGCAAGCCGTGTCCTCAGGCACCCAGCATCTTGCCCAAGCCATTCCCACCTTGCTCGCCACGCCGGGACCCGTTCCTCCCTCCCAGCCCTCCAGTGTTCTGTCCGCCCTGCCGGCAGCCATGGCTGTGACCCCACCTGTCCCTGCTTCAATGGCCAACACTGTGGCGTCCCCCACTCAGCCTGCCGCCAGCAGCACTGGAGCCTGTGCTCCCAGCTCCACCTGCCCAGATTTAAAGATAAagcaggagatggagagcatgGACACCTCCCAGCCAG ATGCCAACGCAAGCTTGTCAACAGCCTCAAACCTCACCACCCAGGCCTCCACCTTGAACACTCCTGCCACAGGAGATCTGATCCCAGGGGCCTCCCCGAGGAAAAAGCCACGCAAGCAGCAGCATATTATTTCCACAGAGGAGAGTGAGATGGTGGAGACCAACAGCACAGATGAGGAGAAGGCTCCAGGCAGGTCCATCACAGGCCGGACCGAGAGACGCGAATCTCCACCGAGGGAATATGTTG ATGAGGAAGGGGTACGCTACGTGCCAGTCAGACCTCGGCCACCTGTTACACTTCTGAGGCACTACCGGAACCCCTGGAAAGCTGCCTACCATCACTTTCAGCGATACAGCGATATCCGGGTCAAAG aggagaagaagggcAGCTTACAGGACATGGCCAACCAGAGAGGTGTGGCATGCAGAGCACAAGGCTGGAAAATCCACCTGTGTGCCGCGCAGCTCCGGCAGCTG TCGAGTTTGGAGCATGATGTGTACAGCCGCCTCTCCACCCTACAAGAGGGTCTGATCCCCAAGAAGAGAGCAGGAGCGGATGATGACCTCCACCGAATCAATGAGCTGatacag GGTAACATGCAGCGCTGTAAGCTGGTGATGGACCAGGTGACAGAGGCCAGAGACACCATGATGAAGGTGCTCGATCACAAGGACAAAGTGCTGAAGCTGCTCAACAAGAACGGCGCCGTCAAGAAGTCGTCCAAACTGAAACGGAAGGAGCGGGCATGA